The genome window GTGGTCAGGTTAAAGCGATCGTCGGACAGCATATACGAATGTTTATCCGTGAAGAACGAAGGTGGAGCAGCCAATGAAATTGCCAGAGCCTTCAGAATCAACTTACCCAATTCATTGAAGTCATCGACTAATGAGTTAATGTGCCTGCTAAATCCTGGTAGCTGCTGCTCGGGGAGGAATTTTTCCTGCAGTTTGCATATATTATAAGCATGGCGCAGCTCCGGTGTCCTGCCATCAAATCGCTCCATTCCCGGACTCACGTAACCATGATTCTCGGCATGTGGAGCTTTGCTTCTCTCAAATACCACTTTAACTTAATCTGGCAAGTCGACAAAGCCATCGAAATAGTTCCAAGCTGTTTTGATCTGATTGATTATAGATTCAGTTCTCGATGATCAAAGATTCATTGAATTATATACCTTCTCATTTGAAATTCCGTGGTTTATTAGCAGAGCATACCCCTTTTCAGATAAAGCCTTTCTCAGATTTTTCGCCACGTCCTCAATGAAATTTTCTAAATCTATAATAGGAACAGCATTTCGCGAAAGCAGAGTCTCAGTTTCTGATTCCATTGTTTATAAAAGTATCTTATCAAGTGAACTGGGTATGTTGTTATTTCAACCTCAAGCAGAATAGGACTGAAGTCAAAACAAAGAATATTATTTTTCAGAGAGATTGTGTTATAGATTGTACTAGTTGGTACTTTTTCATACTATACTTTTGGGTTATCACTGTAACGTAAACTTCCGTAGAAACCATGTAAAGGATTATTGTTAAGTCATAAATCAAGaagtatatttgtttaaataacCAAATACCATCAATATGTATTATCAATCCATAGCTATATAGCAGTTATCAAACGTACATAAGAAAGATAATCAGCAGTTACATACGAATCgtttgtttattgtttgcaaataaaatatacaaaattacatTTCATCATAGAGTTGGGCATGACAAAAATGCGGACAGTTCGACGCGGTGTTGTCGACAGGCAAAAGTTCAGAGTTCACCGATTTTTGCTCGCCATTCGCCTGCCCTAACTTGTCTTCGACTTTCACAGTccataggataaagtctaatCACTAAACTATAATATTTGGTACTATTACACTATCCCAATACAGCAGGTGCAACGATCTCTTGCCCTCTGCAATGGCGACTGATCCAAACAAGTACAAATGGGGCCGCTTTCCTCGAACTAACAAAATACTACGAAACAAGCTTACGCGACTACAGATTGTATAATATCCATCTTGACCTATGTATACCTAGGGGGAGGATATGGAAGGTGGCTTGGGATGGGAGCGTGGGAATCTGGGCTGGGATTTGAGGGTGGAGGAGTGTGGGATTTCAGGGATAAGGAAGGACCATAAAAATAAGTGTGCATAGCTTAAGGTAGCGCCAACTAACGTCGCTTCCTACTCCTTTTTCGCCGCCAGCTTGGCCTGGGCAGCCGCCTCCTTCTTGTAGTTGGCCACATAGAAGGCGCTGAACATGTAGGTGAAGAGTCCAGCATTGAAGGTCAGGAGTGCGGCAATGGACTTGGGGAAGTTGCAGTTGGGCTGGAACTGGATCTGCAGTGTGTGCACGAAGATGATCAGGAATTGGACCTACAGAGAAGAGGGGAACATCAAACCAAATCCAAGCTTTTCCCAAGTTGTAGACCACTTACAATCTGCAGGATGGTGATGTACTTCTTCCACCAGAGATACTTCTGCACCTTGGGTCCCATCGCGGAGAGCAGGTAGTAGGCATACATAATGATGTGGATGAAGGAGTTGATGAATCCCAGCAGGGTTCCATGGCCACCGGCGAAGTACTTAACACCAATGAAGGCACACACGGGCATCAGGGTGTGGTGGTACAAGTGGAGGAACGAGATCTGGCGCTGTTTCTTGCGCAGCACAAAGAACACGGTGTCCAGCAGCTCCGTGATCTTGGCAATGTAGTACAGCCACACGGCACGAGCCATCTAGAATTggtattgaaaaatatatttaagattTGATTTTAGGATACATAGATGTTTAGAGACCATACCCTCATGGAAATCGGATCCGATTCGTAGGTCACCGGCTGGCACTTGAAGTTGTAGTGGCCACCCCAGCCGCCCTTGTATCCCTCGTAGAAGAGCACCCAGCTGAGGAGCACTTGGACCGCATTGTAGACCAGGAGAGTGTTCTTTAGCTCGAAAGGCTTGCGATCCCTCATGTAACGAGGTCCTGCGTACAGGCAGAAGTACAGGTACGCTCCGAGGATCATGAACAGCGGTCCGGGGGCATTCGAAAGGAACCATTGCTAAAAGAAACCCATTcaataatatattaattagATGAATATAACGAAAAAGttagttaaaaacaaaaacagcccAATACCCACCTTGGTGCGCAGATCCTCGTGCTCCACGAAGAAGTTGACCATCCGGTCAACAATGGTCGTCGTCTCGTTCAGTCTGACCGACATATTGGCTGGCAGCTGGAAGAGTGGGGTAATCAATAGATTAGTTGGGTTATGCACTGCCCCATGGATTAGCACCTTCTACGCGACCGTGGATTTGGCGGCGTAGAAGGTGGAAGCAAAACGCATTCGATCTGTGTTTGATTTACGCGCCGTGAGCATTTCCTGTTAATCAACCAGACACACAAACTTAAAGTAATGCTGCCCAAGGCGAAACCGCGCCTACGCTTCGCCAGATCGGcggagtatatatatatatagtataaatatatatatgtatgtttatagATAGTCGGCGATATTTGCATGATCGTTGCGGGTGCTAAATGTCATATTAGTAGAATCGTGTAAATCAGGCATAGCGTTGCAAATTTCCGAATGCCAATAACCCGGCGAATTCTGTTAAAGTTGCGGAAAAAGCCGCCAGGCAAACagtttaaaatgtaatttatcgCGGGCTCATTCGAGCTCTTAGACCCAAAACGATCGCATCAGCACTTATACGCTGCGCATTTAATTCTTTTTGCCACAATTATGAATTACATATATTGTTAAGTGGCTGAGGCAGTCAACGACAGGGATCGGGCCAAAAACAAGGGACACATTGTGGCTTACGTGAACAGAACTGGTTTCGACGTGATTGCTATGGCTGCGTTAACTTGGCCAAATTAGCCGGCAGATTGCCCCGCGCCTCCTGCTGACTAGTTTTTGTTGCGGCTTTTTGGAAAAACCCAGGAAGCAGGATAGTCCAAGGACAAACTGTCAGGTTCATGCATCATTAAGTTTATGGCTTTAAGATGGGGGAACCGGTTGCTTCTGATTATTGGTTTGCTAGGCACAAATCAATTTTCAGTCTTAAAACGTGAAACATAAGTGATGAAGAGGATATCTGAGTCAAtcttttacatatatttacgTTATAAGAAGCCTACATTACTTTGCCCTTTTCTGCGTTCCTGGCTATTTTTGTTCAAAACCTACAAGTAGTAAACAAAGCTGGAAGCAAGGAGACCAGAAGGAATTTTATGGGCATTGTTTCCAACGAAACCAGTTTGGGATGCAGTTGCTGCAACAGTTGATGATCGTGATTATCGGTTGGTCGGCCCATCCCAAATCCTTTGGCAATGCTGACTAGGCGGTTTCAATGTCCACTGATTTCGGTCGTTAACTACCCATAATGGTGGCCAACATCAACGGCTTGCCTCGACGCACTGCGACTTGGGCAAATAGCTGGCCCAGTTTGGCTTTGTCGAAGCCACTTGGCCACTGGAATCATCATTTGGCCCGGGcgatattaattatttgagcACCTGCCATGTGGGACTCAGGTTCGCACTCCAAGTGAACGCCATCATCGAATTGCCCAGCGTTTTCTGTACAGTCATCGCGTTTGGCGGATTGGCGGAGTTGAGCGCCAAAAATGCATTCACTCGGCTGGATATTGAGATATTGACTAACGAGAATTTCGTCTGACTTATTTGCATTATTTCGAGTGCCTTTGCCGAGTGTTTTTTGCAAGGCCGGCACTTTCAATCGACCAACTCCAGCCAGCCAATGGTGTTTTCGAGGGTGTAAAGATATTGCGCAAGAAATCCGCCAAGCCAACTTACATTCTACAAATTCTACAATTCCCAACCACTAAGGATAGAGCTAGGAATaacaaattgatttattaAATACAGGAACTTAGCTTTCAACGACTTGGTATTATTCTATCTTGCAGATCTCTATGCTAATTCCAAACTTGTTTTATTTGACAGCCAGcgtaaataatattataaacatTATTCCGTGTTGGTTTTTATGGCTGCTCCACTAACCTGTTAATGCAATGTATACTCGAATTTCACCGGCAAAactcaaataaaataataaacgaaaataataaatattatataatgAAATCAAAATGTTCTACCGGTTTGCCGCAGCCAGCAATGAAATTTAATTCTGATTTATTCGGTGGTCGAGTGTTGAACTTGGACTTGgttttggctttggttttgggACTTTCGACGGCGAAGCTCTTTTATGGCCACTTAACAGTCATAAATAGTTAGACAATATGTGGAGAATTCCAGTTTTGTTTCAGGAGGCCACGGCTTCCATGTGTGTTTCCCCCGCCCATCAGAACCTTCCGGTCTCAGAGATCAGTGAATCGCTGTAAAAAAAATAGCatatttgtttgattttcagAATCGTCCGATGTTCAAATGCAAATCAGTTTGGACTTTATGGCCAAAAACACCAAAGTCAGCGTTAGTTTGCATACATAGTAAAGAACTTTTCCCCGCCTTTCGATGGACAAAAAATTCCAAACAAATAAGGCGATAAACCAATGGAAAAACTCTGGTTAGATAGACCCTGAGATCTGCTCCCGTTTTGCATAATCTTAAACCAAAACATTGCGCAAATCCTAGCCACTTTTCCAACAATGTTGACGGCCGTTTGCATGCCAATTAGCGATTGACAGTGAACGAGAGTGCGTGGCAGCGACAGagtaaatattaaatgaagTCAAATAATggcaaagtaaataaataatatatatagaagtATCACCCGCTGCCCTGACGTCACATTCCAGTTTATTATTATGCGATAATCAGCGCGGTTAGAAGTCGGCCGATAAATTCTAGACACGCGCCGCGCTAAAGATTCGCACGTTTCGTTCTGTCGCCAAGCTGGCCACCATTTTTGGTAAGCCAAACACAtggggcgtatgcgcaatgcgCGGCTCATTATGCTAGGGATTCAAAAGTCGGGTTCTATTCTATTTACAGACTTTATGGACAAACTCTAGGCTGATAAGAGGCCGCATGGGAAGGTCTGAGTGGCGAACAAAATGGCTTGGAATGTTGAGGACGGCACTCCGAGGTGGaacactaaaaaaaaatgtaccATAAGGGTATACTATTATAAAAGACTGGATTCCAtatcaacaacaataaaaacaataaaatagtgatatttttatagttttctTTCTCTGCCAGTTTTGAGCTTTTAATGGATGATTTTGTTGATGGCTACCTTAAATTATAAGCAAAATGCAGGTTTCATTTTTTGTCAAGTGTATTCCAACAAAAGAGAAGACAAAATATTGAATTCGAAGACGGAGCGGCAGCCTCTGATCAAGCGATTGAATGGACCTAAGGCAATGGCATCGGCATCGGCAACGCATTTAAAATCTCTGCGAAGGTCGCACGTTTTGAGGAAACAAAAAGCGGAGTCGAGACCCGATCTCTTGCATTGGAGAGCAGCATGAGATTCGTCCACATTATCCGCTCCcagatgcggatgcggatctTTCGGGCGTGGCTAgccaaatacatacatatgtactatgtacatacatatatgcgtGTACATAGTGGGCACCCTAGGCACCATAAACATTGGAGGCGTATTATCTGTGGCTCAGTCTCTTTTCGTTCGctgatttgaatttttattggcTTAACTATTTTGCATTAGCCTTAGTTTGTGCTCTGACCTTGAACTAGTGGCTAGTGCGAGCTGCTGCAGGCGCATAAATTAGTCGATTTAAGCTAAAACCACATTACAGACTTCCGCGTGGCGGGctgaaatgaaatggaatgaTATGAAAACTTCCAGAAGGAATGCCAGTTAAACAGACTCCCGGCATTCCTGTCTCCAATTAACTGGACTCGACAAAGTTTCCATTACTACAAATGTCTGTAAGTGCTAATTGAGTCAACTCATTGGCAATATGTCTAGATCGATCGAGGTATGATGTGTGGGCTATACGACGGCGAATCGATTAGATCGGCTGTACTACACCCTCCACCATTGACAAAGGCGGCACGAATGTAAATTATTCCATATGCTTTCTTCTGCTATTcgattatttaaatattggcAATTTGTCTTTATAAATATGCAATTACCTGTAAATATTTCCCAATGCAATTGCACACGAAAAACAAGTCAAAGTTCGTTGCCAGAGTCTTTCGTTTGGCCAGCAGCAGAATAAATTACAATGGAGAAAATCAGTCACTAATTGCGCATGCCACAAATCAAATCGCTCGATAGACAGTCGCATCGATCACCGCCCGTGTGACG of Drosophila mauritiana strain mau12 chromosome 3R, ASM438214v1, whole genome shotgun sequence contains these proteins:
- the LOC117144015 gene encoding elongation of very long chain fatty acids protein AAEL008004, which encodes MSVRLNETTTIVDRMVNFFVEHEDLRTKQWFLSNAPGPLFMILGAYLYFCLYAGPRYMRDRKPFELKNTLLVYNAVQVLLSWVLFYEGYKGGWGGHYNFKCQPVTYESDPISMRMARAVWLYYIAKITELLDTVFFVLRKKQRQISFLHLYHHTLMPVCAFIGVKYFAGGHGTLLGFINSFIHIIMYAYYLLSAMGPKVQKYLWWKKYITILQIVQFLIIFVHTLQIQFQPNCNFPKSIAALLTFNAGLFTYMFSAFYVANYKKEAAAQAKLAAKKE